The Lycium ferocissimum isolate CSIRO_LF1 chromosome 10, AGI_CSIRO_Lferr_CH_V1, whole genome shotgun sequence genome window below encodes:
- the LOC132034231 gene encoding uncharacterized protein LOC132034231: MALRSCASKIVTSSQSLLNNSVNRGIHSTSVTRMGGHGHDEPFYLHAKHMYNLDRMSNQKLKMTLGVWSAVAIGVIVPVYAVVFQQKKTASG, from the exons ATGGCATTGAGGTCGTGTGCATCCAAGATTGTCACCTCCTCCCAATCCCTCTTAAACAACTCCG TGAACAGAGGAATCCATTCAACAAGTGTGACAAGAATGGGAGGACATGGACATGATGAGCCATTCTATCTTCATGCTAAGCACATGTACAACTTAGACAGGATGTCCAATCAGAAACTAAAGATGACCCTTGGTGTTTGGTCTGCAGTCGCCATTGGTGTTATAGTCCCAGTTTATGCTGTCGTCTTCCAGCAAAAGAAAACTGCTTCCGGCTAG